The Xanthomonas sp. DAR 34887 genome has a segment encoding these proteins:
- a CDS encoding YadA family autotransporter adhesin, with protein sequence MNECTAMRGTAARHPTRRSVAGTTPVRARNLLALACALCLATPAMAQATGAAAIAPATTAPAAQTTAATDAVPADASSADFYLQATGSDSSNAGAYADGEEALAAGEAASAVGTGTVALGAGAVSYANHALAVGHNSLATEISTTAIGGTLDVDYSYLSGGVVILQQTSATGVAATALGAGAQAGGTYNVAAGAGAIASDRSSVAVGGIVDVGQDGFGSEGFQLQATQATGPLSTALGGGALATAYNATAVGALAEASSQRTVAVGSTALANQYAAVAVGAQSQAIAEWATAFGNGARAWGTHSVAIGPSAFAQSDDGTAVGPAALALGVGATALGNGSWAGGTRSLAIGGAMVWNGEFFLDTPVLFYDSIAVGTGADVFGDHSIAIGAGARVGNSAFVDGHSTITNNSVALGAGSVTERDNTVSIGAAGAERQLTNLAAGTQDTDAVNLAQLRNVAAAFGAGSVVDANGNLIGGNYLVQGSHYTDLGSAMGALDSALTGFGNRLDAIGGSGGSGSISVGGGETTAPSTGAGTNAVAVGPGATANGENGLALGTQSLAYGPNDTAIGANAKVNADGSTAVGANARVAAVATNAVAVGESASVSSASGTALGQGASVTANNAVALGQGSVADRANTVSVGSAGNERQVSNVAAGSAGTDAANVAQMRAGDSATLSSANAYTNTRITALDDSFNQLRTDTEHRLDGMDRRMDKLGAMSAAMLNMAVNAAGTQSPRGRVSVGAGFQGGQQALSIGYAKKIGERASFSLGGAFSSGESSAGIGVGVDL encoded by the coding sequence ATGAACGAATGCACTGCCATGCGCGGCACCGCCGCCCGCCATCCGACCCGTCGCAGCGTTGCTGGCACCACGCCCGTCCGCGCCCGCAACCTGCTGGCGCTGGCCTGCGCGCTGTGCCTGGCCACGCCGGCCATGGCACAGGCCACGGGCGCCGCGGCGATCGCGCCGGCCACGACCGCGCCCGCCGCGCAGACCACCGCGGCGACCGACGCGGTGCCGGCGGACGCCAGCAGCGCCGACTTCTATCTTCAGGCCACCGGCAGCGACAGCAGCAACGCTGGCGCCTACGCCGACGGCGAAGAGGCGCTGGCGGCGGGCGAAGCCGCCTCCGCGGTCGGCACCGGCACCGTCGCGCTCGGCGCCGGCGCGGTCAGCTACGCCAATCATGCGCTGGCGGTCGGCCACAACAGCCTGGCCACCGAGATCTCCACCACCGCGATCGGCGGCACGCTCGACGTGGATTACTCGTACCTGTCCGGCGGCGTGGTGATCCTGCAGCAGACCTCGGCCACCGGTGTGGCCGCGACCGCGCTGGGCGCCGGCGCCCAGGCCGGCGGCACGTACAACGTGGCCGCCGGTGCCGGCGCGATCGCCAGCGACCGTTCCAGCGTCGCCGTCGGCGGCATCGTCGACGTGGGCCAAGACGGCTTCGGCTCCGAAGGATTCCAATTGCAGGCCACCCAGGCCACCGGCCCGCTGTCCACCGCGCTGGGCGGCGGCGCGCTGGCCACCGCCTACAACGCGACCGCGGTCGGCGCGCTGGCCGAGGCCAGTTCCCAGCGCACCGTGGCGGTCGGCTCCACCGCGCTGGCCAACCAGTACGCCGCCGTGGCGGTGGGCGCGCAGAGCCAGGCCATCGCCGAGTGGGCCACCGCCTTCGGCAATGGCGCGCGCGCCTGGGGCACCCACAGCGTGGCCATCGGCCCCAGCGCGTTCGCGCAGAGCGACGACGGCACCGCGGTCGGCCCAGCCGCGCTCGCCCTCGGCGTCGGCGCCACCGCGCTCGGCAACGGCTCCTGGGCCGGCGGCACCCGCAGCCTGGCCATTGGCGGGGCGATGGTGTGGAACGGCGAATTCTTCCTCGACACGCCGGTGCTGTTCTACGACAGCATCGCCGTGGGCACCGGCGCGGACGTGTTCGGCGACCACTCGATCGCGATCGGCGCCGGCGCCCGCGTCGGCAATTCCGCCTTCGTCGACGGCCATTCGACCATCACCAACAACAGCGTGGCCCTGGGCGCCGGCTCGGTCACCGAACGCGACAACACCGTATCCATCGGTGCGGCGGGCGCCGAGCGCCAGCTCACCAACCTGGCCGCCGGCACCCAGGACACCGATGCGGTCAACCTGGCGCAGCTGCGCAACGTCGCCGCCGCGTTCGGCGCCGGCAGCGTGGTCGACGCCAATGGCAACCTGATCGGCGGCAACTACCTGGTGCAGGGCTCGCACTACACCGATCTGGGCTCGGCGATGGGCGCGCTCGATAGCGCCCTGACCGGATTCGGCAACCGCCTGGACGCCATCGGCGGTTCCGGTGGCTCCGGCAGCATCAGCGTCGGCGGTGGCGAGACAACCGCGCCCAGCACCGGCGCCGGTACCAACGCGGTGGCCGTGGGCCCCGGCGCCACCGCCAACGGCGAGAACGGCCTGGCGCTGGGCACGCAATCGCTGGCCTACGGCCCCAACGACACCGCGATCGGCGCCAACGCCAAGGTCAACGCCGACGGCAGCACCGCGGTCGGCGCCAACGCGCGCGTCGCGGCGGTCGCGACCAACGCGGTGGCGGTGGGCGAGAGCGCCAGCGTCAGTTCCGCGTCCGGCACCGCGCTCGGCCAGGGCGCGTCGGTCACCGCGAACAATGCGGTCGCCCTGGGCCAGGGTTCGGTCGCCGATCGCGCCAACACCGTGTCGGTCGGCAGCGCCGGCAACGAACGCCAGGTCAGCAACGTCGCCGCCGGCAGCGCCGGCACCGATGCGGCCAACGTGGCGCAGATGCGCGCCGGCGACAGCGCCACCCTGAGCAGCGCCAACGCCTACACCAACACCCGCATCACCGCGCTGGACGACAGCTTCAACCAGTTGCGCACCGACACCGAACATCGCCTGGACGGCATGGACCGGCGCATGGACAAGCTGGGCGCGATGAGCGCGGCGATGCTGAACATGGCGGTCAACGCCGCCGGCACGCAGAGCCCGCGCGGGCGCGTGTCGGTCGGCGCCGGCTTCCAGGGCGGCCAGCAGGCGCTGTCGATCGGCTATGCCAAGAAGATCGGCGAGCGCGCGTCCTTCAGCCTGGGCGGCGCCTTCAGCAGCGGCGAATCCTCCGCCGGCATCGGCGTGGGCGTGGACCTGTGA
- a CDS encoding sensor histidine kinase, giving the protein MVKSFWTWLGRAPLTDEVDRRNARVIQLLLLFLAVTIPATLVVALVLAWPQLRGQAVPPGLVISLTMSLLIGVCAGIGFVRVRQGALRGAVRLVLGAMLGSLLVNAAIHGFQKQLPDQLAQMLMLILAGLVLGRRALWMTFAALLLMLGVGVGHDALLELADTPAQAFYNVLPVLFSYLLVAALLDRTTEALRESLRESNARGQRLQQEMLERERAQAQLIHAQKREITERMASGLAHDFNNILAVMSGFAAARHDDDAASAAERIAQLEDNLAAVEESAERGMAVVRRLLRFSRRDPEHVERFDAAAAVEALQPMLRQLLEARIVLRCQLPAAAAPIRFERSQFDLMLLNLASNSRDAIADRGHFDIAVAREDGWTVIEVADDGQGMPADVAARAFEPFYSTKPADSGTGLGLAVVRDLVVRAGGRIQVHSEPGVGTRFRIALPGADATAGKAPAQPAGSRM; this is encoded by the coding sequence ATGGTGAAATCGTTCTGGACCTGGCTCGGCCGGGCGCCGCTCACCGACGAGGTGGACCGGCGCAACGCGCGGGTGATCCAGCTGCTGCTGCTGTTCCTGGCGGTGACCATCCCCGCCACGCTGGTGGTCGCGCTGGTCCTGGCATGGCCGCAGCTGCGCGGGCAGGCGGTGCCGCCGGGCCTGGTCATCTCGCTGACGATGAGTCTGCTGATCGGCGTGTGCGCGGGCATCGGCTTCGTGCGCGTGCGCCAGGGCGCGTTGCGCGGCGCCGTGCGGCTGGTGCTCGGGGCGATGCTCGGCTCGCTGCTGGTCAACGCCGCCATCCATGGGTTCCAGAAACAGCTGCCGGACCAGTTGGCGCAGATGCTGATGCTGATCCTGGCCGGCCTCGTGCTCGGGCGCCGCGCGCTGTGGATGACCTTCGCGGCGTTGTTGCTGATGCTCGGCGTCGGCGTCGGCCACGATGCGCTGCTCGAACTGGCCGACACGCCGGCGCAGGCGTTCTACAACGTGCTGCCGGTATTGTTCAGTTATCTGCTGGTGGCGGCGCTGCTGGACCGCACCACCGAGGCGCTGCGCGAGAGCCTGCGCGAATCCAATGCGCGCGGCCAGCGCCTGCAGCAGGAGATGCTGGAACGCGAGCGCGCCCAGGCGCAGCTGATCCACGCGCAGAAGCGCGAGATCACCGAGCGCATGGCCAGCGGCCTGGCCCACGACTTCAACAACATCCTGGCGGTGATGTCCGGGTTCGCCGCGGCGCGCCACGACGACGACGCGGCCAGCGCCGCCGAGCGCATCGCGCAGCTGGAGGACAACCTGGCCGCGGTGGAGGAGTCGGCCGAGCGCGGCATGGCCGTGGTGCGACGCCTGCTGCGCTTCAGCCGCCGCGATCCCGAGCACGTCGAGCGCTTCGATGCCGCCGCCGCGGTGGAGGCGCTGCAACCGATGCTGCGGCAGTTGCTGGAAGCGCGCATCGTGTTGCGTTGCCAGTTGCCCGCGGCGGCGGCGCCGATCCGCTTCGAACGCAGCCAGTTCGACCTGATGCTGTTGAATCTGGCTTCCAACAGCCGCGATGCGATCGCCGACCGCGGCCATTTCGACATCGCCGTCGCGCGCGAGGACGGCTGGACCGTCATCGAGGTCGCCGACGATGGCCAGGGCATGCCGGCGGACGTGGCGGCGCGGGCGTTCGAGCCGTTCTACAGCACCAAACCCGCCGACAGCGGCACCGGGCTGGGCCTGGCGGTGGTGCGCGACCTGGTGGTGCGCGCCGGCGGCCGCATCCAGGTGCACAGCGAACCCGGTGTGGGGACCCGGTTCCGCATCGCCTTGCCGGGCGCGGATGCGACGGCCGGCAAGGCGCCCGCTCAGCCGGCGGGATCGAGGATGTAG
- a CDS encoding monovalent cation:proton antiporter-2 (CPA2) family protein, whose translation MHSGGLELALVLLLAAVIAVPVFKRLGLGAVLAYLAAGVVLGPDGLGFVQDTERILNAAEIGVVMLLFLIGLELSPARLKLMRRAVFGAGTAQVVLTALPLGVLLLCLDLNWKSALVVGLALALSSTAVGLQLLAERKALNSDYGRLGFAILLFQDLIAIPLLAAIPLLGGAKNDTLTWTEVAQALGALTVVVLCGRFALRHLFRVVARTRMPEVFTASALLVVLGNAWFLQKAGLSPSLGAFLAGVLLADSEFRHELEAQIEPFQGLLLGVFFIAVGMGIDLDRIAAEPWLIAGGVATLLLVKFGLLVGIGRVARLPLRSALLLGSLLWLGGEFAFVVFTEAQRVQLLDDANHDRLVAVVGVSMALTPLLLIGMQRLLDGREAAKARRTPLPATHYDTVDEQRARVLIAGMGRFGQIVARLLTAQRIPFVALEHNPDTVEDLRRFGNKIYYGDPSRPDLLRAAGSDSIGIFVVAMDDPETNIKTTRLIRRLYPKAQVLSRARNRQHAWRLMDLGAEPFREVFASSLELSEKVLLNLGLSAETARDRIARFREHDEQLLRAQHLVYDDEAAVVQTSRAARADLMQLFEADVSEVPGEVAGDASAEKTPS comes from the coding sequence ATGCATAGCGGCGGCCTGGAGCTGGCGCTGGTCTTGCTGCTGGCCGCAGTGATCGCGGTACCGGTGTTCAAGCGCCTGGGCCTGGGCGCGGTACTGGCCTATCTCGCCGCCGGCGTGGTACTGGGCCCGGACGGCCTGGGCTTCGTGCAGGACACCGAGCGCATCCTCAACGCCGCCGAGATCGGCGTGGTGATGCTGCTGTTCCTGATCGGCCTGGAACTGTCGCCGGCACGGCTGAAGCTGATGCGGCGCGCGGTGTTCGGCGCCGGCACCGCACAGGTGGTGCTGACCGCACTGCCGCTGGGCGTGCTGCTGCTGTGCCTGGACTTGAACTGGAAGAGCGCGCTGGTGGTGGGCCTGGCGCTGGCGCTGTCGTCCACCGCGGTGGGCCTGCAGTTGCTGGCCGAGCGCAAGGCGCTCAACAGCGACTACGGCCGGCTCGGCTTCGCCATCCTGCTGTTCCAGGACCTGATCGCGATCCCGCTGCTGGCCGCGATCCCGCTGCTCGGCGGCGCCAAGAACGACACCCTGACCTGGACCGAGGTGGCGCAGGCGCTGGGCGCGCTGACGGTGGTGGTGCTGTGCGGCCGCTTCGCGCTGCGCCACCTGTTCCGCGTGGTGGCGCGCACGCGCATGCCCGAGGTGTTCACCGCCAGCGCGCTGCTGGTGGTGCTGGGCAATGCGTGGTTCCTGCAGAAGGCCGGGCTGAGCCCGAGCCTGGGCGCGTTCCTGGCCGGCGTGCTGCTGGCCGATTCGGAATTCCGGCACGAGCTGGAGGCGCAGATCGAACCGTTCCAGGGGCTGCTGCTGGGCGTGTTCTTCATCGCCGTGGGCATGGGCATCGACCTGGACCGCATCGCCGCCGAGCCGTGGCTGATCGCCGGCGGCGTGGCCACGCTGCTGCTGGTCAAGTTCGGCCTGCTGGTCGGCATCGGCCGGGTGGCGCGGCTGCCGCTGCGCAGCGCCTTGTTGCTCGGCAGCCTGTTGTGGCTGGGCGGCGAATTCGCGTTCGTGGTGTTCACCGAAGCGCAGCGCGTGCAGTTGCTCGACGACGCCAACCACGACCGCCTGGTCGCGGTGGTCGGCGTGTCGATGGCGCTGACTCCGCTGCTGCTGATCGGCATGCAGCGCCTGCTCGATGGCCGCGAGGCGGCCAAGGCCAGGCGCACGCCGCTGCCTGCCACCCACTACGACACCGTGGACGAGCAACGTGCGCGGGTGCTGATCGCCGGCATGGGCCGCTTCGGCCAGATCGTGGCGCGCCTGCTGACCGCGCAGCGCATCCCGTTCGTGGCGCTGGAGCACAACCCGGACACGGTGGAAGACCTGCGCCGCTTCGGCAACAAGATCTACTACGGCGACCCCAGCCGCCCGGACCTGTTGCGCGCGGCCGGCAGCGACAGCATCGGCATCTTCGTGGTGGCGATGGACGACCCGGAGACCAACATCAAGACCACGCGGCTGATCCGCCGCCTGTATCCGAAGGCGCAGGTGCTGTCGCGCGCGCGCAACCGCCAGCATGCCTGGCGGCTGATGGATCTGGGCGCCGAACCGTTCCGCGAGGTGTTCGCCTCCAGCCTGGAGCTGAGCGAAAAGGTGCTGCTGAACCTGGGTCTGAGCGCGGAGACCGCGCGCGACCGCATCGCCCGCTTCCGCGAGCACGACGAACAGCTGTTGCGCGCGCAGCACCTGGTGTACGACGACGAGGCGGCCGTGGTACAGACCTCGCGCGCCGCGCGCGCGGACCTGATGCAGCTGTTCGAGGCGGATGTGAGCGAGGTGCCTGGGGAAGTGGCGGGCGATGCGTCGGCGGAGAAGACGCCGTCGTAG
- a CDS encoding glycoside hydrolase family 15 protein — MAARIEDYAMLGNCRSAALVDRQGSIDWLCLPRFDSDALFAALLGTPEHGRWSIAPAGEFRSTRHYRDGSLVLETEFETEQGAVAVLDFMVASHDDDVHNHVVRIVRGLRGRVPLRMQLQLRFNYGRTIPWVSQIDGGLQAIAGPDQIALRSPQPMQGHGFATEADFTLEAGASTWFVLSHGASHLELPPPLAPEQALAQTEAFWHGWSHRCVHAGPWTEAVRRSLVVLKGLSYLPTGAIVASPTTSLPELLGGERNWDYRFCWLRDAVFTLTALHAAGYSDEAAAFHGWLQRTVAGSPDQLQALYGIGGERRMPEWEVDWLPGYEGALPVRVGNAAAGQFQLDVYGEVIAAFHRGRHEGMATASHGRSLARQLLEVLEQRWREPDEGIWEIRDQRRHFVHSKVMAWLAFDCGARDGVTDADAAQRAHWRALADEVHAQVLEQGVHRDGYFVQSYGSDRLDAATLLIPLVGFLPADDPRVAATADAIAQQLSIDGLVERYRADDDSGDGLPAGEGTFIACSFWLVENYALLGRTEQARALFERLLGLCNDVGLLAEEYDPRSGRMLGNFPQGYSHVALVHAALRLHGLLGKQETHP, encoded by the coding sequence ATGGCAGCACGAATCGAGGACTACGCCATGCTCGGCAACTGCCGCAGCGCGGCGTTGGTGGACCGGCAGGGTTCGATCGACTGGCTATGCCTGCCGCGCTTCGACTCCGATGCGCTGTTCGCAGCCTTGCTGGGGACCCCGGAGCACGGCCGCTGGTCGATCGCGCCGGCCGGCGAGTTCCGCAGCACGCGCCATTACCGCGACGGCAGCCTGGTGCTGGAAACCGAGTTCGAGACCGAGCAGGGCGCGGTGGCGGTGCTGGACTTCATGGTCGCCAGCCACGACGACGACGTGCACAACCACGTGGTGCGCATCGTGCGCGGGCTGCGTGGCCGCGTGCCGTTGCGCATGCAGTTGCAGCTGCGGTTCAACTACGGCCGCACCATTCCCTGGGTGTCGCAGATCGACGGCGGCCTGCAGGCGATCGCCGGGCCGGACCAGATCGCGCTGCGCAGCCCGCAGCCGATGCAGGGCCACGGCTTCGCCACCGAAGCGGATTTCACCCTGGAAGCGGGCGCGAGCACCTGGTTCGTGCTCAGCCACGGCGCCTCGCACCTGGAACTGCCGCCGCCGCTGGCGCCGGAACAGGCGCTGGCGCAGACCGAGGCGTTCTGGCATGGCTGGTCGCACCGCTGCGTGCACGCTGGGCCGTGGACCGAGGCGGTGCGGCGCTCGCTGGTGGTGCTGAAGGGGTTGAGCTACCTGCCCACCGGCGCGATCGTCGCCTCGCCCACCACCTCGTTGCCGGAACTGCTCGGCGGCGAACGCAACTGGGACTATCGCTTCTGCTGGCTGCGCGATGCGGTGTTCACCCTGACCGCGCTGCACGCCGCCGGCTATTCCGACGAAGCGGCCGCGTTCCACGGCTGGCTGCAGCGCACCGTGGCCGGCTCGCCCGATCAGTTGCAGGCGCTGTACGGCATCGGCGGCGAACGGCGCATGCCCGAATGGGAAGTGGACTGGCTGCCCGGCTACGAAGGCGCGCTGCCGGTGCGCGTGGGCAATGCCGCCGCCGGCCAGTTCCAGCTGGACGTGTACGGCGAGGTGATCGCCGCCTTCCATCGCGGCCGCCACGAAGGCATGGCCACCGCATCGCATGGCCGTTCGCTGGCGCGGCAGCTGCTGGAAGTGCTGGAACAGCGCTGGCGCGAACCGGACGAAGGCATCTGGGAGATCCGCGACCAGCGCCGCCATTTCGTGCATTCCAAGGTGATGGCGTGGCTGGCGTTCGACTGCGGCGCGCGCGACGGGGTTACCGACGCCGACGCCGCGCAACGCGCGCACTGGCGCGCGCTGGCCGACGAAGTGCATGCGCAGGTGCTGGAGCAGGGCGTGCACCGCGACGGCTATTTCGTGCAGAGCTACGGCAGCGACCGGCTGGATGCGGCGACGCTGTTGATTCCGCTGGTCGGCTTCCTGCCGGCGGACGATCCGCGCGTGGCCGCCACCGCCGATGCGATCGCGCAGCAGCTGAGCATCGACGGCCTGGTCGAGCGCTACCGCGCCGACGACGACAGCGGCGACGGCCTGCCGGCCGGCGAGGGCACCTTCATCGCCTGCAGCTTCTGGCTGGTGGAGAACTACGCATTGCTCGGCCGCACCGAACAGGCACGCGCGCTGTTCGAGCGCCTGCTCGGCCTGTGCAACGACGTCGGCCTGCTGGCCGAAGAATACGATCCGCGCAGCGGCCGCATGCTCGGCAATTTTCCGCAGGGTTACTCGCACGTGGCCCTGGTCCACGCCGCGTTGCGCCTGCATGGCTTACTCGGCAAACAGGAAACCCATCCATGA
- a CDS encoding response regulator transcription factor: MNVHPAAAALRVLVLEDDPTLRERILIPGLRRFGFDPHGCGTGAELQAQLQAAAADIVVLDVGLPDTDGFTVARDLRQRHPGIGIVMLTSLGQTEDRVRGLTGGADAYLSKPVEIDLLAATLHSLTRRLARTAPEPARGRWQLSEDGWCLLAPSGAAAALTESERRLCRRLLEQPGLLVPREALIAALTDRVYDFDAHRLDSMVHRLRSKAQRRCGAALPLAAVHGKGYILDPAG; the protein is encoded by the coding sequence ATGAATGTCCATCCCGCTGCTGCCGCCCTACGCGTCCTGGTCCTGGAAGACGATCCGACACTGCGCGAACGCATCCTGATCCCCGGCCTGCGCCGGTTCGGCTTCGATCCGCACGGCTGCGGCACCGGCGCCGAACTGCAGGCGCAGTTGCAGGCCGCTGCGGCCGACATCGTCGTGCTCGACGTCGGCCTGCCCGATACCGACGGCTTCACCGTGGCCCGCGACCTGCGCCAGCGGCATCCCGGCATCGGCATCGTCATGCTGACCAGCCTGGGCCAGACCGAGGACCGGGTGCGCGGCCTCACCGGCGGCGCCGACGCCTACCTGTCCAAGCCGGTGGAGATCGACCTGCTGGCTGCGACCCTGCACAGCCTGACCCGGCGCCTGGCGCGCACGGCGCCGGAACCGGCACGCGGACGCTGGCAGCTGAGCGAGGACGGCTGGTGCCTGCTGGCCCCGTCCGGCGCCGCCGCCGCGCTCACCGAAAGCGAGCGGCGCCTGTGCCGGCGTCTGCTCGAGCAGCCCGGCCTGCTGGTGCCGCGCGAAGCCTTGATCGCCGCGCTGACCGACCGCGTCTACGACTTCGACGCGCACCGGCTCGATTCCATGGTGCACCGCCTGCGCAGCAAAGCGCAGCGCCGCTGCGGCGCCGCCCTGCCGTTGGCGGCGGTGCACGGCAAGGGCTACATCCTCGATCCCGCCGGCTGA
- the zwf gene encoding glucose-6-phosphate dehydrogenase, translating into MSEATQTTPPCLIVVFGARGDLTRRLVLPALYNLRRSGALPEQFAVIGVDHGDISETTWRRLLGTALHGLMADRDAEFKADGLDEGVWDWLRTRLHYLRGDFADAATYRALGEVIAKYDAHYQTGGNVLFYLATAARFFAPAIEQLGAAGLVKQSAAGGWRRVIVEKPFGHDLQSAKELNAIVGRVLDEDQVFRIDHFLGKETVQNILAFRFANGLFEPVWNRDRIDHVQITAAETIGVEGRGGFYDPTGCLRDMVPNHLFQLLAMIAMEPPAAFTPASMLRRRAEVIEAVRPLAPADVVRGQYAAGAIGRNAVPGYREEDTVPADSNTETYVAMKLQVDTWRWAGVPFYLRTGKRLRERTTEIAIRFKPAPLAPLRSAEIGGYGPDWLVLHIQPDEGISLQFDVKRPGARVSLAPVRMDFRYRDWFPKEYTVGYERLLQDCMNGEAGLFQDATMVEAAWRIVQPILDAWQASADEVAQYPAGSAGPAAADALLALNGGHSWRTLTAGRRPPPRRPAEGGTDTKSAAPAKRSAAAKPTVPKAKANGAGTPKRAASPRKAATSAKKTAGRKTAAAKKAVKSVSGKASKPVAKKSPAPAAKRAEAKR; encoded by the coding sequence ATGAGCGAAGCGACGCAAACCACTCCTCCGTGCCTGATCGTGGTGTTCGGCGCGCGCGGCGATCTGACCCGGCGCCTGGTGCTGCCGGCGCTGTACAACCTGCGCCGCAGCGGCGCATTGCCCGAACAGTTCGCGGTGATCGGCGTGGACCACGGCGACATCAGCGAAACCACCTGGCGGCGCCTGCTCGGCACCGCCTTGCACGGGTTGATGGCCGACCGCGATGCCGAGTTCAAGGCCGATGGCCTGGACGAGGGCGTGTGGGACTGGCTGCGCACGCGCCTGCACTACCTGCGCGGCGATTTCGCCGATGCGGCGACCTATCGGGCGCTGGGCGAGGTGATCGCCAAATACGACGCGCACTACCAGACCGGCGGCAACGTGCTGTTCTACCTGGCCACCGCGGCGCGTTTCTTCGCTCCGGCGATCGAGCAGCTGGGCGCGGCCGGACTGGTCAAGCAGAGCGCCGCCGGCGGCTGGCGCCGAGTGATCGTGGAGAAGCCGTTCGGCCACGACCTGCAAAGCGCCAAGGAGCTCAACGCCATCGTCGGCCGCGTGCTCGACGAGGACCAGGTGTTCCGCATCGACCATTTCCTGGGCAAGGAGACGGTGCAGAACATCCTCGCGTTCCGTTTCGCCAACGGCCTGTTCGAGCCGGTGTGGAACCGCGACCGCATCGACCACGTGCAGATCACCGCCGCCGAGACCATCGGCGTGGAGGGGCGCGGCGGCTTCTACGATCCGACCGGGTGTTTGCGCGACATGGTGCCCAACCACCTGTTCCAGCTGCTGGCGATGATCGCGATGGAGCCGCCGGCGGCGTTCACGCCCGCCTCGATGCTGCGCCGGCGCGCCGAGGTGATCGAGGCGGTACGGCCGCTGGCCCCGGCCGACGTGGTGCGCGGGCAGTACGCGGCCGGCGCGATCGGGCGCAATGCGGTGCCCGGTTACCGCGAGGAAGACACGGTGCCGGCCGATTCCAACACCGAGACCTATGTGGCGATGAAGCTGCAGGTCGACACCTGGCGCTGGGCCGGCGTGCCGTTCTACCTGCGCACCGGCAAGCGCCTGCGCGAACGCACCACCGAGATCGCGATCCGCTTCAAGCCGGCGCCGCTGGCGCCGCTGCGCAGTGCCGAGATCGGCGGCTACGGCCCCGACTGGCTGGTGCTGCACATCCAGCCCGACGAAGGCATCTCGCTGCAGTTCGACGTCAAGCGTCCGGGCGCGCGGGTCAGCCTGGCGCCGGTGCGCATGGACTTCCGCTACCGCGACTGGTTCCCGAAGGAATACACGGTCGGCTACGAACGCCTGCTGCAGGACTGCATGAACGGCGAAGCCGGGCTATTCCAGGACGCGACGATGGTCGAGGCGGCCTGGCGCATCGTGCAGCCGATCCTGGATGCCTGGCAGGCCTCGGCCGACGAAGTTGCGCAATATCCGGCCGGCAGCGCCGGTCCTGCGGCGGCCGACGCGCTGCTCGCACTCAACGGCGGCCACAGCTGGCGCACCCTGACCGCCGGCCGCCGCCCACCGCCGCGTCGCCCCGCCGAAGGCGGCACCGACACCAAGTCGGCAGCGCCGGCGAAGCGTTCGGCTGCCGCCAAGCCTACCGTGCCCAAGGCCAAGGCGAATGGCGCTGGCACGCCCAAGCGCGCCGCGTCGCCGCGGAAAGCGGCCACTTCGGCCAAAAAGACAGCGGGCAGGAAGACAGCCGCGGCCAAGAAAGCCGTCAAGTCGGTTTCCGGGAAAGCGAGCAAGCCGGTGGCGAAAAAGTCGCCAGCGCCGGCTGCCAAGCGCGCCGAGGCGAAGCGCTGA